The Stieleria maiorica genome includes the window ATCCTGGCGCGGAGGGCTGTTGGAAGTCAGCATCACGGCGCACGGGGTGGATCATTCGCTGTTCGGTTCGTCCAAGCTACGCCCCCGCGCACAGCAAGACTTTGTCGTCGCCGTGCATCAACAAGGCGATCTTCAGGCGGCCGACATCGCGTTGCGGTTGGCACACTTGGACCGAAAGCTGGCCGCGTTCGCACGACAACATCCCAAGTCAGGATCCAATCCGATTTCCCAACTGTGGCGCCGCGTCGTCCCACCGGACGCCGACGAACCGTCCGAATCGCAGTGGTACCAGGGCATCACCAGCAACCGGCTGGACCCGTACACCGATCAACAGATCCGCTCGCTGCCGATGCAGGTGCGGGTTGCGGTGCTGGGATACAGCAACGCGGCGCGCGAATTGTTGGAACTTGGGCAGGAAGGTTCCTGAGACGCGTTGCTCGCGCTCCATCGCAACGGGATTCGCGTTAGAATCAACCACCAAGTGGGAGAGGCATCCAGGACCGTCATCGACACTCCGCCAGACGGCCTGGATGCCTCTCCCACTTTTTGTCTCTCGTTGATTTCCCCCACCACGCGACAACCATTCATGTCTGATTCGGAGCCGAACGAAGTCGACCGCGGGGTCGACGAGTCCATGCGGATGTTCGAGAAATCGAAAGTCGGCGACGCACCCGCACTTGAACCGATCAAACCTTCCCGCATCTTGTTGGTCTTGGACGGATCAGCCCAAGACCAGGCGGGCGTGGCCGCGGCTGGCTACTTGCGCGAAACCTTCAACGTGGAAACGCTGGTTCTGGATGCCCGCCAATCACCCCAAGGCGACCTGACCGCTGCGGTGATCGAATCGGTCTCCGGTGCGCGTCCGATCCAACGCGGCGACGGCGATTCCTATGACATGATCCTGGCGGCACTTCGGACGCATGCGGTCGATCTGCTGATCGTGCCCTGCCCCTTCGGACGCGACTTTGAAAAGGTCGGCACCGACAGCGCCGGCACCGTCATCGACGTGTTACTGACGCGCTGTCCCCGTCCGATGTTGGTCATTCGACGCGACGATCAAAGGCTGGAACAATGCGTCCATCAGGTTTCCGTCGTCGTGGGTGCCGAATGCGACGTCGAATCCAAAGCCGCCGCGTGGGCCTTTGGTCTGTCGGCCGATGACGCCACGGTTACACTGGATTTGGTGGTCGAAAAGGAGCAATACGAGAATATTAAATCGATCGTCGAAGCGCTTTCCGACGGCGCGACGCTGGACCCCGAGTCGTTTTCCGAGGCGTTGACCAAGACGCATCATTCGATCCACGGGGCGATGGCCAAGACGGCGACCAAGCTGGGACGCAGCTATCATTTGCGCCCGCTGGCCGGTGAGGTCGCGCCGCCGAATCCCTTGCAAAACCGCGACAAGACCCTGTTGGTCCTGCCGCTGGAAGTGGACGATCGCTTCGGCCAGGGGTTCGCCCAAGATCGCATCCGACGCAGCCCCCATCCCGTCCTGGTCGTCCCCAGCCACGTCGAGCGTGAAGAGTGATTCCTTGGTGTCTAGCCTTTCGTGAGCCGCACGGCATGCCAATGCCAGCCCGACGCGTGAGCGAGGGGCACACGATGCCCCTCGCTTACGCGTCGGGCTAGCATGATCACGTCGGGCTAGCACGATCACATTGAATTTGGCACTTCAAACAGAGAGGCGGTCCATCATCAGGGAAGGGCCGTCGTACGCTACCGATACACCGAGAACGACGGCACGGTGGCGATGACCGCCCCGGTGGTGGTCGGCATCGGCGTGGTCAGGGAGTTGTTGGGTTGCAGCACATTGGTCCGCATCCCGGATTGGGTGGAACTCCGCAGTGGCGGTTCGCTGGTCGATCGGCCGACGGTGTTGGATGCGATCGCCGTGACAGGCTGGGTGGCGTAGGTTCCGTCGGTGGTCGTCGAAATCGGCTGCAGCCGTGCCGCGATTTCCGGAGCGACGTTGGAGCCCACTCTGGGTTGCGGCATCGCGCGGGCGACGAGTTCCAGCCCCTTTTGTTCGGTGGTTTCGTAGCGGACGGTCCGCTTGGGGACGTCGACGGTCCGCGTTTCGGCAACCCAGCGGGTCTGCGTGGTGGCGCGATTGACGACTTCGCTGCGTGCCTCCCAGCGGGTTTCGGGGACCTGACGATAAGCCACGGTCGGCTGGCGGAAGGGATTCCAGCGGCCTTCCACGTAGGGCATCCAGCGCATCTGGGTGACTGGCGAGTAGCTGGTGCGAACCTCTGGACGGATTTCGGTGACGGTTTCCGGGCGATGAACCACGGTCTGTTGCTTTTCGATACGGTCCTCGTACACCGGCCGCGTGGTCCGTTGAGTGACGGTACGATAAATATCGCCGGTCACCGGGTCCCGCTGCAGGTCACCGCTGGGGGCTTGCGCCCCGGCTCCGCCGGAAATGGCGATCGCGCCTGCCGCGACGAACAAGGTGGCTGCTGTCTTGCGTAACAATTCCGTTTTGCGAACGTTCATGCTCGTTAACTCCCCGCCCCAGGCATTCCATGCCCGGCGTGAATGGTTCAACCTGATGAGAAAGGGCCGGCGACCCCGGCTCAGCCATTTGACTGCCCGGGCGCCACCTTCCCAAAAATCGGTTTTGATCCCCGCCAACTCGAACAATACCCACGCCGGAACCCCAAAAAGATGCTCGATGAAAAGCTGTTGTCGTTGATCCAGTGCCCGATTTCGGGGCAATCCCTGCAGATTTCGCCCGCCGCGGTGATCGCCGATTTGAACGAAAAAATTGCCCGCCGGCAGGTCCGCGACGCCTCTGACCAGCTGGTCGAAAGTGCACTGGACCAAGGCCTTACCACCGCAGACGGTGCGCGTTTGTACCCTGTCCGCGGCGGGATCCCCACGCTAATCGCCGACGCCGCGATCGAGCTGGAACAGGGCTGAGGGAAGTAGAGGGGCATACACAATTGCCTCGTTCCGAGGCTCCGCCTTGGAACGCGCTGCAGGTATGGCTCCCGCCACACACACCGCGTGCGACCGGAGGCGGAGCCTCTGGGAATCTCCGTTCCCGGGCGGAGCCCGGGAACGAGGCACGCGTCAGCCACCCGTGCACCAGAACCGTAGCGCTTTCTCGTAGCAATCGATGCCGCGTTGCAGTTGATCGATCGCAATCCACTCGTCGACCGTGTGTGCTTGGGCGATGCTGCCGGGGCCGATCACGACGCGCCGCGACAATTCCCCCAGGACTCCGCCGTCGGTCGCGTAGCAAACGGTTTGGGACCGCGTGCCGGCGATCGTTTGCAGCGTCGACACGAAATCGCAATCCGGATCGGTCCACATCGGGTCGCAGCCGGGGATCGGCGTCAGCGTCAATCCCAACTGCCCTGCAGTCGCTTCCGCCTCGGCGATCAATACCGTGTGATCCACCTGGGGCATCGTGCGAAGGCTGACCCACGCATCGGAGCGCTGCGGGGTGATGTTGACCACGTTGCTGTGATCACTGACACCGAAATTCCACGACAGCACCGGTGGGTCAAAACGATCGTCTTGCAACGAAGTGTCCTCGCGCGTCCGCCGGCAGAGTTCCAACAGCTTGACCAGCATCGGGACCATCGCTTCGTTGGCGTTGACACCGTAGTTGGTCGCGCTATGCCCGGCACGGCCTTGGCTGTGAACGGTGAAGCCCTGGATCCCTTTATGGGCGTAAACGACATTCATTTCGGTCGGTTCGCCGATGATCGAGACGGGATCGGCGCGGACCAAGTCGCGGTAGCCGTCGCAGTGATCGACCAGGTGTTTGGCGCCGCTAAATCCGACCTCTTCATCAGCGGTGCAAACGATCCAGATCGGCGCCGTTTGCCGGTCGGCGTCCAGTCGCGCGACGGCGGATAGCATCGCCGCCAAGGAACCCTTCATGTCGCAAGCACCGCGGCCGTAAATACGATCCTCGGTCACCACGGCATGAAACGGCCCCGGTGCGGCAGCGTTGGCGGCGTCATTCGCATTTGCCGGAGCACCGATCCACTTTTTGGCCGGCACGACATCGGTGTGGCAAAAGTAAGCGAGCCCCAGCGGTGCATCGGACGGGGGCGTCGCTCGCGTCGGTTTTCGGACCGCCACCAAATTCGCCTTGGCCACTCCACGCTCATCGCGATATTCGCTCGGCCAAAGCGTGAATCCCATTTGGGAAAGTAGGGCCGCGCACCAGTCGGTGATTTCGACGTTGCTTTTTGCGCTGACCGAAGGGAATGAAATGAGTTTCGCCAGCGTGTCGATGGCCGACGCAAGGGTGCCATCAAGAACTGGAACTTCGATCGGGTGTGGCATCTATTTTGGGAAGAGTTCTTTTGCGACTTGCTGCAGTATTGCCGTGTCAACTTGCTCGAGTTCGCCGTCGATGGACGCGAGCACGTCAAAGGTGTCATCACGGTATTCGGCGCGCCATTTTGGATGGATCAGACGATACAGCGCTTGACCGGCGATTGCGTCGGGACGTTCGGGGGAAAGTGCGAAAGAAGTGATCTTTTCGGTCAACCGCGGCGGCATCTCGTCGACGGTGAAGGAGCGCGTTCGCTTGTTGAACTGAATCGTCAGATCCTCAGGAGACACTTCGACGACGATCACCGGAACCCCCTCGACATAGTCGAACGTGCCGCCGGTGTTGAGTGTCGCCAACCCGCGTCCGATCGCACCGCGATAGAAACTGGCCAGATCGGCGATGTCATAAAGCGAACTGGCGCGTTTGGATTGCTGGGCATTGAGCTTCAGTTTCAACAACGCCTCGGCGGCCGGTTTCATTTGATCCCAATCGGCCGCACGAATCAGTTGCTCCACTGCTTCGATTTTTTCCTGATTGGCGGCAATGTTGGCCGGAGTCATTGGGTCGGTCGCTTCGGCCGGCGCCGGTTGGGCAGGCATCGGCGACGGAGAGTCTGGCATCCCGGCCGGCGGGATCGGGCTGGGCGACGTCAAATCGCCTGGCACTTGATCGGACGGCATCGCGTCGGGTTGCGAATTGGAATCGCTCGGTACGCGACCGTCATCGGCCGGGATGCCGTCGTTGGGGCGGCGCAGCGATTCGGCGATCCCGCTGGCAGCCACGTCTCCGAGCACGCCGTCGCTCGCTGGGGCAGCCGGCCGGGGCGGTTCCGGTTCAGGATCCGCATTGCCGATCACAATTCCGCCGCCGTCATCGCCCGGCGGCCGTACGGCGATCTGCCCGCCCTGGGTCAGAAATTGAAGCAAGCCGACGATGGCTCCCAGCATCACGATCACGAACAGCGCGAACAGGAACACCCCGGTCTTCTTTCGACGACGCTTCGTTTTCTGCTTCTTCGGAGGCGTCCAAGCGATCGGCGCGTTTCCCGCCGTGGCAACCGAAGCGGGCGTTGGCTGAGCGGGTTGGGCTGGTGTGTCCGTCGCTGGCGTGCCCGTCGCCGGCGCGCCCAGCGGTGGCGTGCCCAATACCGAGGCCGGCGTGGCGGGTTGGCTGACGTTTGCAGCACTGTTGGAGGTTGTCTGTGCGGGTGCCGATAGCCCCGGCGGCATTCCCAGCACGGCCGCGGGGGATGCCGTCGCGGGTTTGGATTTCGGTTTTGCGCTTGGCAACAGCGATGCCAAGGGATCGTCCGGTTCGCTTGTCGCAGTGTTGTCGGTCGTCGCTCCACCGCCGGCCGTGTCATCACCCGCGGCCAGACCGGCGTCCAAGGCACGGCGTTGTTGCGGATCTTCCAACTGTTTTCGCGCCGCTTCGGCCAGCTTGGCCGCCTGTTTCCAAACGGCCGGATCGGCGCTGGAGCGTGATTCCTTCAACGTCTGATAGACGCGTTTGATCGCCGCGGTGATTTTGGCGGTGTCCGGTTCTCCGCTCTTCAGCCCGAACACTTGGTAGGCGTTCGGTTTGCCGGTCGACATGCGGATCGGCAGCAAGTCAGAGAGTTTTGAAGCAGGCATTTCTTCGGTGGGCGGGGAGTCGGTGGACGCGTGGGCACCTTATTTTAGCCCGCTGGGGGCAATCTGACATTGCTGAATTGCCAGATCCAAAATCCCCAAGCAGACCAAATGGGGCACCTGTTGATGTAGGGCCCGCAAATACGGAGAAAGTGTCGCCGCATCTCCACCGCAAAGGACAATTGGTAAACTTTCGACTGCATCGTCGTCGGGGCACGCATACTCCTGGGCCAAACGCTCCACCCCCCCGACGACCGCTGCCAGCACGCCCAATCGAATCGCCTGTTGCGTGTTGGTCGCCGGCATCATCGCTGCGACTTCGGCCGGATCGATGCGCTGGGTCGCTTGTTGCAGTCCTTCCGTGCCGGTCGCCAGGGCCGCGTGTTGCAAACGGATCCCCGGCAGGATCGCTCCACCGACAAATACCGGCCGAGCGTCAGAATCGGGACGGACGCAATCGACCGTCACCGCCGACCCCGCGTCGACCACCACCAACGGTGCCGCAAACCGGGTCGATGCCGCATACGCGCTCAACAATCGATCGATCCCGACCTTTTCGGGTGCATCGACCTTGATGCGCAGCGGGACGTCTTCAAACGTCAGGTTGTGCCATGCCTGTTGTCGGTCGGGAGCCGATTCCGCTGCGGAATCCGCGACGCCCAACACTGCGTCCTTCAGTGGGCGGCTGGCGGCATGGTTGACCGTCGAAACCCACCAGGAGACCGTCGCCTGTCCGGCGTGCTGCCGCACCCAGCGGCAGATCTGCTGGTCCCATCGCGGTTGGTCCAAGGGGAACGATTGATAGCGCACCGGTGCGTCGCCGGCGCTCAGGTCCCCTGCGGCCGTGATCAGCTCGGACACCTTTGCCAGGGCAACTTTAATCGCCGAGTTTCCCACATCGATCGCAGCGATCGTCTCTCGTGGCGTCACGGCATATCCTTCGCCGGGGCATCCGCGGTCGATTCAAAGTCTTTGGCTTGATGGTCATCCGAAAGCTGCGCGGTCGCTCCCCGCAGGTGCGGCGGGACCCTTCGCTTTTCAATCGGTTGTTCCGATTCACGCAGCAACGGAATGTCCTCGCCGGCATCCAGCAGTGCCTTGCGACGTTGTTGCACCTGCGCCATGACCTGTTCGGTGAACTCGGTCAGGCCGGCACCGGTCATGGCACTGATCAGCAAGACTTGGCGGCCGGTTTCTTCGCGCAGTCGCTCGGCGACCTCCGCCGCTTGTGGCAGTTCACTTTTGGTGACGACCAAAATTTCGTCGCGCTCAGCCAGGGCCGCATCGTACTGCGACAACTCGGCGCGAATCGCGCGGTAATTGTCCAGCGGATCGGACTGATCGGTCGGTTCCGGTTCGACCAGATGGACCAGCAAACCGGCGCGTTCAATGTGCCGCAGAAACTCGTGACCGAGTCCCAGCCCGTCACTGGCGCCTTCGATCAGCCCCGGAATGTCGGCCAGGACAAACGACCGCGCTTCATCAAGATCGACGATCCCCAAATTGGGATGTTTGGTCGTGAATGGGTAGTCGGCGATTTCCGGTCGGGCGCTGGTGATCCGGCTGAGCAGGGTGCTCTTTCCCGCGTTGGGTTTGCCGACCAGCCCGACGTCGGCGATCGAACGTAATTCCAGGATCACGATTCGGACTTCACCCTCTTCGCCCTTGGTGAATTCGCGCGGTGCCTGGTTGGTGCTGCTTTTGAAGTGGGCGTTGCCCTTGCCACCCTTGCCGCCTCGGGCGACGACGAACGAATCGCTGTGATGTTTCAGGTCCTTGATCACGAACCCCTGTTCGGCATCGATCACCAGCGTGCCCGGCGGGACGAACAAAGTCTGGTCCTCTGCCTTGCGGCCGTGTCGCATCGCGCCTTGGCCTGGCCGGCCGTTACCCGCCCGAATGAACTTTCGGTTGGCAAACGCGGCCAGGGAATTGACCCCCAATCGGGCTTCCAGGATCAAGCTGGCGCCTTGTCCGCCGTTGCCGCCGTCGGGCCCCCCGCGGGGAATGTATTTTTCCCGGCGCATGCTGGAACACCCGTCCCCGCCTTTTCCGGCGTGAAGTTCAATTTGGACGCGATCGACGAACATCGTTGTTATCGGCGAGAGTGTGAAGATGAATTCATCACTCTAACATGGTGGGGCCGCGCATCGCAGTGACCCCACAGCGGTTTTCGACGATTTCGAAGTGGTGCAGCAGGTGTCCGGCGGTCAGCCAGGCGAGCGAACGCACCGTCACGTGGTACCCGGCGACGGTGCCGGCAGCGTCCCAAGCCCGCGGTGTCAAACGTTGCAGCAGCCCCAGGTTCGCTTTCCGCAGGTCTCCCAATTCGGTGACCAGGGCGGAAAAGTTGCCCAGACCGAAGCGGCTGTCGGCGGAGACGTTTTCGTCCCAATTGGGCAGCGTCGGCTCGCTGCCGTCGGCCAGACACATGATCCGATAGCCGAACATCCGCTCGGCGTTGGCACAGTGTTCAAAGACTTGCCGAATCGTCCATTGATAGGGGCCGTGAACGCGGTCGACCTGTTCGGTGCTGATGCTGCCGGCCAAGTCACAGATCCAGTGCAATTGGCTGCGGAGGGTTTCGATCGCACACCGCCCTTCGACACGCGCGATCAAGTCACGGTGATAATCACTGTCGTACTCCGCGGACTCGGGACGGCGGCTGGCAAGACGACTCATGGTGTTCTCTTTCGGGCGTGCAATTTCAGTGGACGCCCGAAAGTCTAACGCTCTGACCGGCCGACGAGTAGCTATTCGATCGGGCCGTCCGACTTCAAGGAGTGGTAGCTGGCGATCGTCAGCTTGTCGGCTTCCGTTTTCTTGCTGGTCCAAATCACGGTGCCGACGCCGGTCGGCACGTCAAAACCGTTGTTGATGTATTGATCACCGTTGGTGTCGTACAACGCCTGCACCGAACCGTCGGCCATCAAGCAGTTGGCGATGCCGTTGTGCAGCGGCATGATGCCGCGGTAGTCCTGGCGGGTATAAAAGTTCAGCTGCTTGTACCAGCCGGCCGGTCCAGTGCGCGGTACGCCGGCGATGAACTGGGGCGTTTTCAGGTAGTTCGCGTTGGGAGTCTCCGGAGTGCCGTCGCCATCCAAGTCCATTTGCAAGACATTGCCGATCGGTCCGCCCACGATCGGGGTGGTGTAAAGGCCGCCGGCGGGCAGCCGCTCGCCGATCGTCGCACTCAGATATCCTGACGGCGTGGCGTCACAGAGCAGCGGCACGGTGGAAAGCGTCGCCCGCGACCCGTCCAGGTACTGCACCTCCAAGGGCCCCTTGGTCACGTTCCTGCCGCGTGGATCCATGTCGGCACAGGCCGGATTGATCGGCGCGAGATTGCCGTCAGCGGACAGATTGAATTCGGTCCGCAGCATGAACCAAGACGCCGCGTAGTTGGTGTTGTAGCCTTCGTCGATCATCTTTTTGGCCACGAGCGCCGTGCGTGCCGGCGTTTTCGGTGGGATCGCATCATTGGCGATCTTGCGCGCGATGTTGGAGACGACGACGCCGGACGAATCGGTGTACGGTTCGGTGCCGAGCCGAGCGGATTCGTCGAAACAGCTATCGGCGGCAAAGCTGGTCAGCGGCAACGAGACCATTTCCTCGATCACTTTGCTGCTGCGTGCGGTGTTGCTCGGACACAGCATCTCACCGGGCAGGATGCCGCGCGTGACCAGGTCGGAAACCCAGCCCACTTCGGTCGGCACGCCGTCGCGTTTGAAATCAAAACTGCCCGAGCAAAACGCCCCGCCGGGCGTTTGCGTGCTGCGAGCCAGCAGGCCGATCCCGAATTGCCGCAAGTTGGACTGACAGGCAGCCGAGCGGGCCGCTTCACGGGCCTTGCTAAGTGCCGGCATCGCCATCGATGCCAGCAGCCCGATAATGGCGATCACGACCAGAAGTTCGATCAGGGTGAATCCAACTCGCGACTGGGGAGGTCGCATGCGCTGGGTTTTCATGGATCCGGCCTTGCAATGACAGGTGTTTGATTGAGTCCGATGTAGCGGAGAAGTTCGTTGCAAAGGCCTGAAACGACAATGCCAAAACCGTTTTCTCACGTCTTCTTCACGGCTC containing:
- a CDS encoding universal stress protein, with translation MSDSEPNEVDRGVDESMRMFEKSKVGDAPALEPIKPSRILLVLDGSAQDQAGVAAAGYLRETFNVETLVLDARQSPQGDLTAAVIESVSGARPIQRGDGDSYDMILAALRTHAVDLLIVPCPFGRDFEKVGTDSAGTVIDVLLTRCPRPMLVIRRDDQRLEQCVHQVSVVVGAECDVESKAAAWAFGLSADDATVTLDLVVEKEQYENIKSIVEALSDGATLDPESFSEALTKTHHSIHGAMAKTATKLGRSYHLRPLAGEVAPPNPLQNRDKTLLVLPLEVDDRFGQGFAQDRIRRSPHPVLVVPSHVEREE
- a CDS encoding M20 family metallopeptidase — translated: MPHPIEVPVLDGTLASAIDTLAKLISFPSVSAKSNVEITDWCAALLSQMGFTLWPSEYRDERGVAKANLVAVRKPTRATPPSDAPLGLAYFCHTDVVPAKKWIGAPANANDAANAAAPGPFHAVVTEDRIYGRGACDMKGSLAAMLSAVARLDADRQTAPIWIVCTADEEVGFSGAKHLVDHCDGYRDLVRADPVSIIGEPTEMNVVYAHKGIQGFTVHSQGRAGHSATNYGVNANEAMVPMLVKLLELCRRTREDTSLQDDRFDPPVLSWNFGVSDHSNVVNITPQRSDAWVSLRTMPQVDHTVLIAEAEATAGQLGLTLTPIPGCDPMWTDPDCDFVSTLQTIAGTRSQTVCYATDGGVLGELSRRVVIGPGSIAQAHTVDEWIAIDQLQRGIDCYEKALRFWCTGG
- a CDS encoding type III pantothenate kinase, which codes for MTPRETIAAIDVGNSAIKVALAKVSELITAAGDLSAGDAPVRYQSFPLDQPRWDQQICRWVRQHAGQATVSWWVSTVNHAASRPLKDAVLGVADSAAESAPDRQQAWHNLTFEDVPLRIKVDAPEKVGIDRLLSAYAASTRFAAPLVVVDAGSAVTVDCVRPDSDARPVFVGGAILPGIRLQHAALATGTEGLQQATQRIDPAEVAAMMPATNTQQAIRLGVLAAVVGGVERLAQEYACPDDDAVESLPIVLCGGDAATLSPYLRALHQQVPHLVCLGILDLAIQQCQIAPSGLK
- the obgE gene encoding GTPase ObgE — protein: MFVDRVQIELHAGKGGDGCSSMRREKYIPRGGPDGGNGGQGASLILEARLGVNSLAAFANRKFIRAGNGRPGQGAMRHGRKAEDQTLFVPPGTLVIDAEQGFVIKDLKHHSDSFVVARGGKGGKGNAHFKSSTNQAPREFTKGEEGEVRIVILELRSIADVGLVGKPNAGKSTLLSRITSARPEIADYPFTTKHPNLGIVDLDEARSFVLADIPGLIEGASDGLGLGHEFLRHIERAGLLVHLVEPEPTDQSDPLDNYRAIRAELSQYDAALAERDEILVVTKSELPQAAEVAERLREETGRQVLLISAMTGAGLTEFTEQVMAQVQQRRKALLDAGEDIPLLRESEQPIEKRRVPPHLRGATAQLSDDHQAKDFESTADAPAKDMP
- a CDS encoding DinB family protein translates to MSRLASRRPESAEYDSDYHRDLIARVEGRCAIETLRSQLHWICDLAGSISTEQVDRVHGPYQWTIRQVFEHCANAERMFGYRIMCLADGSEPTLPNWDENVSADSRFGLGNFSALVTELGDLRKANLGLLQRLTPRAWDAAGTVAGYHVTVRSLAWLTAGHLLHHFEIVENRCGVTAMRGPTMLE
- a CDS encoding DUF1559 family PulG-like putative transporter gives rise to the protein MKTQRMRPPQSRVGFTLIELLVVIAIIGLLASMAMPALSKAREAARSAACQSNLRQFGIGLLARSTQTPGGAFCSGSFDFKRDGVPTEVGWVSDLVTRGILPGEMLCPSNTARSSKVIEEMVSLPLTSFAADSCFDESARLGTEPYTDSSGVVVSNIARKIANDAIPPKTPARTALVAKKMIDEGYNTNYAASWFMLRTEFNLSADGNLAPINPACADMDPRGRNVTKGPLEVQYLDGSRATLSTVPLLCDATPSGYLSATIGERLPAGGLYTTPIVGGPIGNVLQMDLDGDGTPETPNANYLKTPQFIAGVPRTGPAGWYKQLNFYTRQDYRGIMPLHNGIANCLMADGSVQALYDTNGDQYINNGFDVPTGVGTVIWTSKKTEADKLTIASYHSLKSDGPIE